AGGCGGGCGGCGTCGTAGTCGTGGGCGGCGTCGTAGGGCATGGCGCGCAGGGTTACCCGCACGCCGCGGGCGTGGGCCAGGGCGGCGGCCTCGTGCCAGGGGACGATGTTGGCGTTGTGGTCGGCGTACGGGACCACGATCTCGTCACCGTCGCGCAGCTGCGGGGCGAGCCAGTCCCGGGCGACGGCGCGCAGGCCCTCGGTGGCGCCGCTGACGAAGTGGACGCCCGAGCGGTCCGGGTCCGGGTCGCCGAGGAACGCGCGGACCCGGTCACGGGCCTGCTCGACCCGGGCCGTGGTGCGGGTGGCCCAGGGGTACGTGCCGCGGGCGGCGTTGGCGTTCTCGCTGGTCAGATAGTCCATGACGGCGGTCAGGACGGGTTGCGGCTTCTGCGCGGTGGCGGCACTGTCCAGATAGGCGATCTCCGGGTGCGCCGCCACGATCGGAAACTGCGCACGCAGCTCCGCCTGCCAGCTCGCCAGCTCGCTCATCGCGTCGGCAACTGAGTTCATGCATTCGCTCGCCAGCTCGCTCATCGGACCAGCTCGAGTCCGGCGTCGCGCCAGGCGATCACCCCGCCGGCCAGGGACTGCACGTCCGGGTGGCCCATCCGGCGGAGCAGGGCGGCGTACCGGGCGGACTTCTCCCCCACCGGGCAGACCAGCAGGACCGGGCGGTGCCGGCTGATCGGGAGACCGGCGTGCAGCAGGTCGGCGAAGACCTCGTCGACGATGTTGAGCGAGCCGGGGATGTGCAGCGCCTGGAAGGCGTACGGGCTGCGCAGGTCCACGACCAGGGCGTTGGTCGAGGCGATCCAGCACTGGGCGGCGCGGGCGTCGAGGGCCGGGGCGGCGGCGACCTCGGCGTCGGTCAGGGTGCGGGTGGAGTTGCGCCGGGGCGGGCGGCCGAAGACCTCGGGGCGGCGGTCGCGGACGTACGAAAGGTAGCTCTCGACGCGGTCGCAGACGATGAAGACGGCGGTCTTCCGGCTGGTCAGGAGCGGGTCCAGGGTACGCAGCACTCGGACGGCTCCGACGAACGCGCCGCCACCGGTCGGACCGGTCAGGATCCCGCACCGGCGGACCAGCGTGAGCAACCCGTCGATCGCGTCGTCCGACGTGATCGTCTCGACGGCGTCGTAGACGCCCGGGTCGAAGAGGCCGACCTGCTGCACCTCGTCGATGGTCCGGATGCCCGGGATGAAGTCGCTCTTGGCGCCGACCAGGCCGATCACCTCGACGTCCGGGTCGTGCTGGCGCAGCGCCCGGGCCACGCCGGTGGACGAGCCCGCGGTGCCGACGCAGGCGATGAAGTAGTCCGGGGCGCGGCCGTCCAGGTCCTTGATGATCTCCGGACCGGTGCCGTGCAGGTGTGCCTCGACGTTGCGCTCGTTGAAGTACTGATCGGTGTGCAGGAACTCGCCGTCTTCCGCGGAGACCTGCCGGTACATCTGGGTGAGCGGGTCGTCGGCGTCGGTCGGGTCGAGGCACTCGGACTGGCCGGGCAGTTCGTCGATCTCCGCTCCGAGCAGCAGCAACAGCTCCTTGATCTCGGGGACCTTCATCCGGTTGGTGACGCTCTTGAACGGCAGCCCGTGCATCCCGGCGAGCAGCGCCAGGGCCTTGGCGGTGTTGCCGCTGGACAGCTCGACCAGGGTGGCGTCCGCCGGGGCGCCGGCCAGCAGCGGGCGGGCCATCTGCCAGGCCGCCCGGTCCTTGACCGAGCCGAACGGGTTGAGCAGCTCCAGCTTGGCGTACAGGTCGATGTTGCGCAGGCCGTGCACGGCCGGGTCGATCCGCACCAGCGGGGTGTTGCCGATCGCGTCGGTGATGTCGTCATGTCTCATGGCGTCTCCTGCCGGGGGTGGACAGGCCAGTACTGCTCGTCGAGGCACCACCGGCGGACGCCGCCGGACCGGTAGACCGCGACCTTGCGGGCCACCGGCTGGTGCAGGGCGTTCGTGGCGCTGAAGTCCATGAAGTAGCCGGCCGTGTTGACGAAGGCGAGCAGGTCGCCGGGGCGGGGCACGACCGGGAGGAA
Above is a genomic segment from Actinoplanes ianthinogenes containing:
- a CDS encoding pyridoxal-phosphate dependent enzyme, yielding MRHDDITDAIGNTPLVRIDPAVHGLRNIDLYAKLELLNPFGSVKDRAAWQMARPLLAGAPADATLVELSSGNTAKALALLAGMHGLPFKSVTNRMKVPEIKELLLLLGAEIDELPGQSECLDPTDADDPLTQMYRQVSAEDGEFLHTDQYFNERNVEAHLHGTGPEIIKDLDGRAPDYFIACVGTAGSSTGVARALRQHDPDVEVIGLVGAKSDFIPGIRTIDEVQQVGLFDPGVYDAVETITSDDAIDGLLTLVRRCGILTGPTGGGAFVGAVRVLRTLDPLLTSRKTAVFIVCDRVESYLSYVRDRRPEVFGRPPRRNSTRTLTDAEVAAAPALDARAAQCWIASTNALVVDLRSPYAFQALHIPGSLNIVDEVFADLLHAGLPISRHRPVLLVCPVGEKSARYAALLRRMGHPDVQSLAGGVIAWRDAGLELVR